A genomic region of Amblyraja radiata isolate CabotCenter1 chromosome 16, sAmbRad1.1.pri, whole genome shotgun sequence contains the following coding sequences:
- the arl4d gene encoding ADP-ribosylation factor-like protein 4D, which yields MGNQLSELTPSGAFLPPFHSLHIVAIGLDSAGKTTLLYRLKLKEFVNTIPTKGFNTEKVKVPIGNSRSITFQVWDVGGQEKLRPLWKSYTRRTDGIVFVIDSSERERMEEAKAELHKISKSSENQGVPVLIFANKQDLPGAASVPEMEKSLGVNELGSSTLHHIQSSSAVNGQGLQQGLERLYEMIVKRKKMLRHQKRKR from the coding sequence ATGGGAAATCAACTTTCCGAACTAACGCCCAGTGGAGCTTTCTTGCCTCCttttcactccctacacattgtgGCGATAGGATTAGATTCAGCAGGAAAGACAACTTTATTGTATCGACTCAAATTAAAGGAATTTGTCAACACTATTCCGACCAAAGGGTTCAACACTGAAAAAGTCAAAGTGCCGATTGGGAACTCGAGGTCCATTACTTTCCAGGTCTGGGACGTTGGTGGCCAAGAGAAGCTGAGGCCTCTGTGGAAGTCCTACACGAGGCGTACAGATGGCATTGTCTTTGTGATAGACTCCTCTGAGCGGGAGCGAATGGAGGAGGCCAAAGCTGAGCTGCACAAGATTTCCAAGAGTTCTGAAAACCAAGGGGTGCCCGTCTTAATCTTTGCCAACAAACAAGATTTGCCCGGGGCTGCCTCAGTGCCTGAAATGGAAAAGTCCCTGGGTGTAAATGAACTGGGATCCTCAACTCTGCACCATATCCAGAGTTCCAGTGCCGTGAACGGCCAGGGGTTGCAACAGGGACTCGAGAGACTGTACGAAATGATCGTTAAACGGAAGAAGATGCTCAGACACCAGAAGAGGAAAAGATGA